From Epinephelus lanceolatus isolate andai-2023 chromosome 5, ASM4190304v1, whole genome shotgun sequence, the proteins below share one genomic window:
- the unc45a gene encoding protein unc-45 homolog A: MSESEKEKDPAALKEEGNTLFKAGDIQGAICCYTKALKLSDNQEESAVLYRNRSACYLKQEEYSKAEADASKALDTDPGDVKARFRRAQAYQKLGRLDQAFLDTQRCAQLEPKNKAFQDLLRQLGAQIQHKSAQLNSTDARVQQMFSLLLDASAKDSDRQKAAQNLVVLSREDAGAEQIFRNDGVKLIQKLLQSKQEDVVLSALRTLVGLCTGHQSRTMAIVNELGMEQLCAVMGSGASAVSLAACHLLQVMFEALTEGMKKEIRGKDEAILPEPSKELRSMLRHLLEMMQASNVSGPGRDSAINLLVKQVPRKSFKNPDNSLTLWVIDQGLKKILEVAGTVPELLEGPPLTDNSHMSCSVLLSKLYDDLKSDKERDNFVKLCEEYVQHHFNRQGLDSKLRAIQTVSVLLQGPSDVGNRTLEMSGMMDAVISLCASEDVIHQQVAVETLIHAAGKAKRASFITANGVALLKDLYKKSENDRIRVRALVGLCKLGSAGGTDFSMKQFAEGSTLKLAKQCRKWLCNESLPATSRRWSVEGLAYLTFDADVKEDLVEDKNALLAMFELAKSEDKTVLFAVGSTLVNCTNSYDVEKPDPQMVELAKYAKQHVPEEHPKDAQSYVEKRLVKLLEAGVVSALVCMVKQESPALTEACRECIARVFLALVERQEDRGTVVAQGGGKALIPLASDNTDIGKIKAAQALAKIAITSNPEIAFPGERIYEMVRPLVSLLSLECTLLQNFEALMALTNLAGISDRLRQKIIKEKAVPKIEGYMFEEHDLVRASATECMCNLVLSTEVQKLYLATGNDRLKLLVLYSGEEDERLRRAAAGTLAMLTAEQPELCARIPGTTTHWLEIIQSLLLCDIPDLRHRGVVIVRNMMEAEKSLAEMLMESEALEILSVLAKGGEGTPEPVSKIAQSCLDKAVEYSIIMSREGREKGKGTEP, translated from the exons ATGAGTGagagtgaaaaagaaaag GACCCTGCCGCCTTGAAGGAGGAGGGGAACACGCTTTTCAAGGcaggagacatacagggagctATCTGCTGTTACACCAAAGCATTAAAGCTGAGTGACAACCAAGAAGAGAGTGCTGTGCTTTATCGCAACCGCTCTGCATGCTACCTGAAACAGGAGGAGTACAGCAAAGCAGAGGCTGATGCCTCTAAAG CTCTCGATACAGACCCAGGTGATGTTAAAGCCAGGTTCCGGAGAGCTCAGGCTTACCAGAAACTCGGTCGGCTTGATCAGGCGTTTCTGGATACTCAGAGGTGTGCACAGCTGGAACCCAAAAACAAAGCCTTCCAGGATCTGCTTAGACAACTGGGAGCACAGATCCAACACAAg TCGGCGCAACTAAACTCCACAGATGCTCGTGTGCAGCAGATGTTTTCCCTTCTCTTAGATGCATCTGCAAAAGACTCAGATCGACAAAAG GCTGCTCAGAATCTAGTAGTGTTATCTCGAGAGGACGCAGGAGCTGAGCAGATCTTCCGTAACGATGGAGTGAAGCTGATTCAGAAACTTCTTCAGTCAAAGCAGGAGGATGTTGTCCTCTCTGCCCTGAGGACCCTGGTAGGGTTGTGCACAGGACACCAGTCCAGA ACTATGGCTATCGTGAATGAGTTGGGGATGGAGCAGCTGTGTGCCGTAATGGGATCAGGAGCCTCCGCTGTGTCTCTGGCTGCCTGCCACCTGCTGCAAGTGATGTTTGAGGCTCTGACGGAGGGCATGAAAAAAGAGATCAGAGGGAAAGATGAAGCCATACTTCCTG AACCTTCCAAGGAGCTACGCTCAATGTTACGCCACCTCTTGGAAATGATGCAAGCATCTAATGTGTCGGGGCCGGGCAGAGACAGTGCCATCAACCTCCTGGTCAAACAAGTTCCCCGCAAGTCCTTCAAAAACCCAGATAACTCCCTCACGTTATGGGTGATAGACCAGG GCCTGAAGAAAATCCTTGAGGTAGCCGGGACAGTCCCTGAGCTTTTAGAGGGACCACCTCTCACAGACAACTCCCACATGAGCTGCTCTGTCCTGCTTAGCAAACTCTACGATGACCTAAAGAGCGACAAAGAGAGGGACAACTTCGTCAAGCTGTGTGAAGAATATGTACA GCACCATTTTAACCGACAAGGCCTAGATAGCAAGCTACGAGCCATCCAGACAGTATCAGTGCTCCTCCAAGGACCGAGCGATGTGGGTAACAGAACTCTGGAGATGTCAGGGATGATGGATGCGGTGATCTCTCTGTGTGCCTCCGAAGATGTAATTCACCAGCAGGTAGCGGTGGAGACTCTCATCCATGCTGCAGGCAAGGCCAAGAGAGCCTCCTTCATCACGGCCAACGGCGTCGCTCTTCTGAAGGATCTCTACAAGAAGAGCGAGAATGACAGGATACGTGTGAGAGCCCTGGTG GGTCTGTGCAAGCTTGGATCAGCAGGAGGGACAGACTTCAGCATGAAGCAGTTTGCCGAGGGATCCACGCTAAAGCTTGCCAAGCAGTGCAGGAA GTGGCTGTGTAATGAGTCTCTGCCGGCAACCTCCCGCCGGTGGTCTGTGGAGGGCCTCGCCTACCTCACTTTTGATGCTGATGTGAAGGAGGACTTAGTGGAAGACAAGAACGCTCTCCTCGCCATGTTTGAGCTGGCAAAG tCTGAGGATAAAACGGTGCTCTTTGCTGTGGGCTCCACCTTAGTAAATTGCACCAACAGCTATGATGTGGAAAAGCCAGACCCTCAGATGGTAGAGCTGGCCAAGTATGCAAAGCAGCATGTGCCTGAGGAGCATCCCAAG GATGCACAGTCCTACGTGGAGAAACGTCTTGTGAAGCTGCTGGAGGCTGGTGTGGTGTCTGCGTTGGTGTGTATGGTCAAACAGGAGAGTCCTGCCCTCACCGAGGCTTGCAGAGAATGTATCGCCAG GGTCTTCTTGGCTTTGGTGGAACGACAGGAAGACAGAGGCACGGTGGTGGCACAGGGTGGAGGAAAG gctctgATCCCACTGGCATCTGACAACACAGACATAGGTAAAATCAAAGCAGCACAAGCCCTCGCAAAAATCGCCATCACATCAAACCCAGAAATTGCCTTCCCAGGAGAAAGG ATCTATGAGATGGTGCGCCCCCTTGTCAGTCTTCTGAGTCTTGAATGCACCCTGCTGCAGAACTTCGAGGCACTCATGGCTCTTACCAACCTGGCCGGCATCAGTGATAGACTAAG ACAAAAGATCATAAAAGAGAAGGCAGTCCCAAAAATTGAAGGCTACATGTTTGAGGAGCACGACCTGGTCCGAGCTTCTGCCACAGAGTGCATGTGTAATCTGGTTTTAAGCACAGAG GTGCAGAAGCTGTACCTGGCCACAGGAAACGATCGCCTGAAGCTGCTTGTGCTCTACAGTGGAGAGGAGGACGAGAGGCTGCGgagagctgctgcaggaacTCTGGCCATGCTGACCGCTGAGCAGCCTGAGCTCTGCGCCCGCATACCTGGAACA ACGACCCACTGGCTAGAGATCATACAGTCGTTATTGCTCTGTGACATACCCGACCTGCGCCACCGTGGAGTGGTCATAGTGCGgaacatgatggaggcagagaaGAGTCTGGCCGAGATGCTCATGGAGAGCGAGGCTCTGGAGATTCTTTCTGTCTTGGCAAAGGGAGGAGAGGGCACGCCGGAGCCTGTTTCTAAGATAGCTCAGAGCTGTCTGGACAAGGCGGTGGAGTACAGCATCATTATGAGCAgggaagggagggagaagggCAAAGGAACTGAGCCCTGA